The window CCGTATGTAAATCATATGTttagttaattataaatatacgttgcgtcatttttctttttttttttattcacttcTATTACGtcgataataaattgataacaAACATTGCCTATACATGTGGCTTATCTAAtcaaaaacaagaatattggAATGTTTTCATGAGAAATATTCCTTCTCCATAAATTGGGTTTATTATTTCTGACAAGAAATTGcaccgtttttttttttctttttttttcttttttcttttttttggctATATCTCATATcctaataaatgaattaagtgagttataaatgaattaagtGAGTTATAAAAGAAGTATTTCTTAAAATGGAATGAATAAAGTCATGAattcgttgaaaaataaatctatgtATGCGTGCATAGATATATTGCTATGCAAGTCTCTGAGAATAACCACGGCCGATGCACTTAGGCGTTGTTGACTTGgcattctatttaaaaatttgaaacacgttgttattaatgtaatgaTACGTAAtctgtaaattatattatttttgcaatcgttactatttgttttttgatataacaaataacaattaacattTCAAAAAAGTGCATCTATAGAATATGATGAAATAtctgataaaatatttgataaaattgcattagaaaaaagaaaaaaaaaatcaacatacattattataaacaaaaaagttttattacatttattatttattaaacaaacaaatcCGTTCGAATTGACGTATAtcaaaaagatagaaaaaaaaaagattttggaTGTGTTCTAGAATTTCCATAAAATGAAACCATCAATAGTATTGTCTCGAAATTTCGATGAAAGACTCGAATGCATCCCTCCTTACACGTCGCTTCACCTGGTACAGATATAAAAGCACGTCACGGAGATCTGTCGACTCAGTAAACGTGCAACTAACAACGAGTGAATACtctaatagaagaaaaatatcattgagACAGTGATTACATCAGATTTCAATTAAACGTGAAACATAATAGAaacgttttgaaaaaaaataataaaggtgCATTAATGAGATCGAAAATGTCGCTAATCCCAAAATTGTTTTCTCATTGGTGGGAAACATTGGAGCAACCACATAGATTGTATGATCAACGTTTTGGCATGGGAATTCATCCGGAACAATTTTTTGGATCATCCATGTTAGACAAATTGGAAGGTAGAAGATTTTCACCATTCTCAGCGTCCTCggcattttataaatattatcgaccATGGGCTGATCTTATTCGCGACGAGGATAACAGTGGTTGGTCTGttgttaaaaatgataaggATAAGTTTCACGTAGCTTTGGACGTTCAACAATTCAAGCCTGAGGAAGTTAACGTCaagatcgttaataattacatcGTTGTCGAAGGTAAGGATCAAATGATTTAATCAACTTGCTGATGAAATCTAAATTGGATTGGCGGATGAATATTTTCtgctatctctttttttttattctattttattttaaattggttttttttctttttcttttttttttcttttttttttttaacaggcAAACACGAAGAACAACAGGACGATCACGGTGTCATATCCAGACACTTCGTCAGAAAATATTTGGTACCTGACCAATGTGATCCTGAGAAAGCAACAAGTTCTTTATCTTCCGACGGTATCCTGACAATAACAGCACCTAGAAAACCAGAAGctattgaagaaaagaaagaacgagttGTTAAGATCGAACATACAGGGAAACCAGCGTTAGAAAACGATGATAAGAAGATGACTACTTcgcaacaataaaaaaaaaaaaaaaataaaatcctaTTCATTCTACGTTCTTCTTCGTTCATCTTTTCATTgtattctgttattattttttattatctcttacAATGATccatttgttataatatattgtaatatatattaatagaatatttttaatttgttatccATTCAATATCGTCTTGCTACGTAAGATATCCTTGCATTCACCAATTAtccaaataattttaatttttatctaataatttgAAGTATGTTAAATCAACATAATTGTTCTGAAATCACACGGAAGACACGTAAACATATAATCATGAAGCTCCGTGACtcatgaaataagaaagatagaaattgcTGATAATTACAATTGATTATGATTCAATcgtaatagaaaagataataaattttttgctAGAAGATGTTTCAATTTAAAACTTATGTTTGACTTTGAAATCATGGATTATGTAATCAACTGttcatatactttttatataacttttctGTAAAAGAACTTCTCtgtaaaagttttatataacTCTGTAAAAAGTATATTAGCGATATTTCCTTCCGAATTAAGTAAATATGCACTATAAtgcttttaaatattaattatttcacgaCCATTAgatgataaatagaaaatcgcggttttatttttatacaaataaaaaaacttaaagtaatattattattttccaatattatattaatggataaatattttgtataataaatatgtatatatatttaaaataaaagcttcgtataaaagtttttatgtatttataaataaaaaacaaaatcacaGTGACGGACATAAGTATTCGCATAGTACAGTATACATTTCCATATTTCTACTGTACAAATATTTAAGTTtccaattatatatacatgtagtagttgaatatatataatacatacatacatacatacatgcatacatacatgcatacatacatacatacatacatacatacatacatacacacacatatgtgtgtgtgtatattttttaaacaaagttttattaacaaaattttacatatatttaaacacTTAAAAATACAtgcatattaattttactttttttattttttatgtacataaatatatatatatataaatatatataacttttgttGATTAAATTAACTCGCACTATTTTTAGTCATTGGCAAGAATAAAATCACGAGAAGAATGCATAAATTGTTCTATTTTGCTCTACAATCGTCATGGTTTACGTTCGGATCTCGTTTGACCGccaaattcatatatatttatgttctgTACTAAATCTTGTTTTCATTCAACGGACGCGAATGTCTTCTAAAGGtcaatgaaaattgaaaataaatttatttattatttaacttcgtcattttcatagccatatatattttttcgaaatattctttcatacaAATAGACGAAAATATTGTACTATTGAATTTATctgtataaagaaataaattcgttAATTATGCTCAAttgaaatcaaatttattatataaaattatcaaaaatattttggtaattatattaaaaatattttcaaggaaAAGAGGGAATACGATGATTAACAAGATATTTCgaattatacgataatatgtttgtatttattaaattataaaaaaaaaaagaaaagatagcttattatatatttttaagtacgaaaaagtatataatgaAAACACGCATATTTGTTTGTCGTTTTtcaattatacatataaataaatattcgatcAATGGttgctaatattaataatatttaaaattaacaatttaagAGAATCgtataatgtattattctaatactaataataatgaggaaCTATTAatgcgaaaaagaaagagtacgattaaaaaaaaatagaaataaaacttGAAGATTAGTTCAATGttgtctcgtttcttttttttttttttttaaaaaaaaaagaagaagaaacatttttcgtcttatttcttttcttcctcgttggtttcttgttgttgttgttgttcttgtctTTCTGGTTGTTTCTGAGATTTAGTCTGCATAGCAGGTCTTCCAGTATGTTCGATCTTAAtcgttctctcgttctcaATTTTGGGTACTTCCTTTCTCGGTGCAATAATCGTCAGTACACCATCGGAAGATAATTTCGATGTAACCTGATCGATATCACACTGTTcaggtattatatatttacgaacAAATTGTCTTGAGATCCATCCATGTTCGTCACGTTTCTCCTCGTGTTTAGCCGTAACAACGACAAATTTATCAGTAACCTTAACGTCGAGTTCGTTCGGTTGAAATTGTTGAACGTCCAGGACAACTTGAAACTTGTCCTTATCAGCGTTAACAGTCGAGGTACCGCTATCCTTTTGACGAATTAATTCAGCCCATGGACGATAATAACTCATTGGAAATCTTTCCCTTTGTCTTAGGATATCCATTCTGTTTGGAATAGTCAAAAGTTGTTCGGGATTCAATCCCAAGCCAAAGTTTTGATCCATCAGATGATGTGGTCTTTCCAAATCCTCCCACCAGTCGGAGAAAATAAGTGGTAGCagagacattttcttttttaaatatttcttcttacttcttctttgtcgaacaaagaataataatttctttttcttcttcttctttcttttttattttatatgatcgTCTTGTTATACTCTCTTAGAGTTCGCTTTTAGAAATTCGTTTATACCCTTACTCGTTGCTTGTTCGGCTAAGACTGACAGTTGTCGGCACCGACCCGGCCTTTTATTGATCGCCCGATCTCTGAGCCGAACATTCACGAAGTATCTAGAAACGATAGCGCCGGCGCGTTTTCATTGATACTTCTGCCAATAGAATGTTCTCCGCTTTCCATTTTTCggtattttattcgatatatcaTCTAATTAGATcgaattgttaattttatgataaatcattcgaaatgattcatattttttatttttagaaaatatctcTCTTATTCTGGAACTTTCGATCCTCTTTAAAATACCAACGATTAGTTGATTCTCGATGTTTCCTTCGAAGAagatcgatataaatttacaatctgtccaatgaaatttcaatggtttttcgttatatttatttcttttacttttctaagATAATTCTCGATATCGTTAGATTTTCGATAGTTATCGAATAAAGAATCTATACTcgcaaaaatatttcaaatattcgcTTATATTTCTCACACTTTGTTTCACATTTTcgatctaattttttcttttctttttttttctttttaatcgacaaaattattatttacatatttaatttgtatttttacattatatatcgaACGACAGACAGAAAATACgaatgtataatttaaatcGATGACATTGCAACTAAAACGATCATAAATCAATACAATTtgattttgtataatttttttttctttttccttttctttttcttttttttctttttatattggaaGTCCCTTGAAATAAGATTAACTGTTTTTATGGATCgattgttaaaatataaaaagacttATTCGTCTTTTTACATTCATAATATACGTCGTGATTAGtttgattattataagtaattaaatatttctcaaatgaaaagaaaccATAAAAATTATGTCGTGAAAGACGTTCAAGAcgatagttttctttttacaaagtTTACCTTCGAGGTCTGTCACCTCGTAATCCAATGTTTGCCGCTTTCAtcgattttctattaaatccTTTTGTGTTTTCCATATTTGCAAATGACCATAATCCAATAacttacatattatttttcatttttatcttaagttgtttaaatagtaaaaaagcaaaaaaggaaCTTTcgcaattttatttcttttcgataaaattccattcaacagataaataaataatcaacaatattatttatttatttattcttttctttccttggaCATGTTCTTTCGAAAAGTTATTCACTAATGGTACGACAAAGAAGACCCTTTCTATCGATTAATCTCCGAACAAACCGGTTTTGCAAAGATAAGGTCACtcttcgatattattctttttttttatttttttttattttttttttatgataataaattccattaaaaaaataaaataaataattcatttattacaattataataacatttttattccaattataaattttgtcatTACGAATGAATGACATTTTTTGTGATGATCGtttattagataaatttgGCATTGATTCAATTAATATTCTCGTATATTTTCGtcttttaaatacatattcaaaaatatttaattatagcatacaaatcatttattatcattaatccaTATAAATTCATTCATCTTCCTTCCTGTGCCTAGCTATCCtcaaaaaaaatgtcgatgaGTCATACATTTTGAAATCAAGATTTAAAGATAGAATAGATACGTACTCATGTATCTCGAATATTCCGAAtgatatcataattttatcgaacaGATGTGCGCGTCCATTTGAAATTCGCGCTCTTTCTAGCAAATTCGATTCGAGAGAGTTCTCTGCGTTTCTAGAATGCGCTTTTTAACTCGCTTGCTATTGGTCGAATTATCTGCCCCACCTTCGAACCGGCTTTTAgagataaacaaatatatatgtgtatgttgcgtgttcgtgtgtgtgtgtacacatGTATAAATTATCGTTCCtcgttgaattatttaaatgaacaaAAGTTGGAATAATATATCTGGATTATTATACggatttaaaatgattaaaggtcaataaaaaatatttatcgatagtTTATTAAAAAGTCAACGTTTAACAAATCGATTAgttttgaaattaaagaagaggaccagaaggaaaataaattgttcgaacatttcttgaataatattaataatagaaaaagaatagaaaaaaaagaaaaaaaaaaaaaaataaaataaaataataataaaaagaaaaaaaaaaaaaaacactatGTCTTTGTTgccaatattattttcaaattggtGGGAGAATTTGGATCGTCCTCATCGTATTTTTCATCAACATTTTGGCTTATCTCTTAATCCTGAAGATTTGCCATCTTCATCGATCCCATACGATACAAATAcgaatcttttaatatatagacCTCGACGTTATTTACAACATCGTCATCATCTATACGAAAGAGGTGTGACACGTAAAACATCTGGTAGGTCGACCGTAGAAGCTGATAAAAACAGGTTTCAAGTAACTTTGGATGTTCAACAATTTGCACCGGATGAGTTGACTGTAAAGGTGATAGGAAAAAATGTTATGGTCGAAGGTAAGCACGAAGAGAAACAGGACGAACATGGTTTAATATCTAGACAATTTCTCAGAAAGTATATCATTCCTGAGCAATGCGATATAGATCAATTATATTCTACACTGTCTTCTGATGGAATTCTTACTATCATTGTTCCTAAGAAGATATTGGcattagaagagaaagaaaggatcatAAAGATACAGAATACAGGACAGCCTGCATTGAAAGATAATGTGACAAAGTATGATGAAactgaaaaggaaaaagatttgCAAAATCAAAAGAGTCCAATACAACAGAGAGAGCAAGATAAAACTGTCAAAGCTgcttaaaaaattatctaaaatagttttttaatctctttactcattttattatatgttaaatgtattatttgaacttttactattaaataaaactttataatttatgaaatatgtaaacattttatataataaaagtaagaaactttttttttttttttctttttttacaaatctgATTCTATTTTGATTaacactttttttctctatcactTTTTcccaattaaataaattcatttacaattttattttgatacttTGCTCGATATTGAAACATTGTTCATTCAGCGtgtaattatgtataaaaggaatatttaaaaattattattttctataataatacatacacatatgtcatttgttataaatataaactataaatatattttctttatggaCGGAAATTTGTACATTAAATATACaaagtatataaaacatacaaataatatgtatatatatatatatatataagatcacAGTAAAGTCacttaatacaattatatgtaagtttataaaaatcgtttaaaatataaaagtgacGATACATTTTTATACTAAATATTTGGACGGATTAAAAGAGTTacgatacatttttatattacattattagatGGATTAAATGAGCAAAATACATTTCTATGTAATTAGATTTAAAATActtctaaatatttatatgtatttaactTTAATCTCTAATAATTACTTTGTTGTACTTTCAAATTGGTATCTTTGCGCTGTCATACTTAGGAATAAAAATctacataatatttttcgcACGACACGtataaaaacatttcaattatattgttctataaaaaagatttgattaaaattacagattaatgaatgaaattttatatataaaatgagcATATTATATTAGCCAAATTAAAAGCATTGAGATTTAAATATCTAAAAGTCAATGATCTATgaagataatattgttatgttGCAAAATATCCTGCAATACTAAATGATATAGCTAGCaataagatagaaatattgtaattattagcattattgcatctgttatcaaaataacaaaagcACCATGTTACCTCATCATAATAATCTCTATGGATATCTAATTGATGTATACTATTGTTTACATAATGTCCTAAACGAAGATCTTTTGCAGCAGGACGACATCCTTCATAATGATCTGCTGGCATATCTGTTCTAAAACTACGTACAGAACTCAAGCATTCTCTTGTAATGATAGTTTCAGCTGCCAAAATGAATTCATATTAAAAtcttgtatattaaaaatacacagggcatatttttaatgatagatAATTGAAAGGATTCAAAAGCATTACCCCCTTTTCTCTCAATTATTTTCACACATTTGTCATCATATTCAGGACAAGATTCTCCCCAATACCATAACCAATTTAATGGAGTGCCACACCCAGGATGATTACTATTACATCTATAACATAAAAGGCTTTCCCCtgcaatgaaaatattattcattgcataaagtttaataaatatataatataatttacacgatataaatatataatataatttacatttataaattacaaataatttataagacCACACCTTACCTTctttaattatcaaatataatagaaaaatagagaatacaattttcttttccatatttaaaagtaatagcattaattgtcactaataacaaatatgaataatattcttttaaatattatttttatttccaataatcttatgaataataaaaacaatatatatatgtatatatatatatatatatatatgagtttcTTTCAAACatcaaatatacaatattaacgtgCACGTATACAAGTAATTAATTTCGAATACGAACAGCAGATGGCACGAATGTTTGAGCCAATCATAATGCTCCATTTAAAGTTACTTTCTAACAATATGagtcattaatttatttagataaattaatagaGTGTAATTATGTTATACAAAtctaaataaatcaaattggATTGAGAaagtaacaaaattatattaaattatattaaaatcaattttactaaataaataaattattttagtcTTTTAGTATTACCAATCTTTGAAAGTGCATTCAAGAAGCAAGTGGATGAGGacacttttaatttttaattctatggTAAACtattattgaataaatttcaaatatttaaattctttaatatatttacattatctccaattaattataatagaattcaACATATAACTAATGAATCAATAATCCTTAGTTTCaacataaaattttaatgagcATTGAAGTGAGCTATAGAAGAGCACAATGTTTGAAttcaaaaagatattttatctatatctattcTTCTGTGTTTTACCATCGCTAGGTAAAGTTGACATTATCGACAGAAAAGTAGAATTCTTTAATCGACCGAGCAAAGAAGATCGTAATAATAGATTTCtgttttatcgatcgttaatatgataatattgatttttattttaatgcttATAATTAGGACTACGGctaattacatattatataaatcatataaaaaaatatcataaaatattatacaaaaacaatatatatatataataaatgatgatgtttggaaataatttcttccgctaatttttgcttttaaatatttaaagttcaatttctttttatttttcttaaagacgatataattatttaatagcgTTATATccacgaaataaaaaataaaaaaatattgctaTTTCACTTACTCTCcaaaattaaataacttttgtttttaactgtattttcaaacatttctttgtttgttgTCTCAAGTTAAAAAACTCATcccgtatataaatatatatatatatatatctagttATGCCTCTTTCTTTGGTATATAACATAGCTGAAGAATACTATCGAGATATTAGATACGAACTTGGagcttccctttctctttctatctttctttgaaagaagaaataaaaggttaaaagaaaaaagaagaaaagaagaagaaggagaagaagaagaagaagaagaagaagaagaagaagaaggcagAATATCTTGTGGACTCCCTCGGTGGCTGCCCGAGGCGTTCAACCAATTAGCTAACTCCATGGCACTTTACTCTCAAAACCGCTAACGAAGGAGCCGAGCAAGCGAAGAAAATCGGAAGAAGGGAAGCGTAAtccagctctctctctctctctctctcttttatctcttcttaCGTTAAGaatcattctttcttccttgctttttttctcctttctttctatctttcttatttcctcgctcaattcgattcgattcgctTCTGGccattttcaattttcgaaAAGCTAACGGGACCTCATTTTTACGTCTTTTATATcgatcaataacaatttcgaTCGAAACAATACGATATTCCTTTTTACATCGATCCttgcaagaaaaaaattttattcaatgaatcaattatttttttctttttcattttc is drawn from Vespa crabro chromosome 19, iyVesCrab1.2, whole genome shotgun sequence and contains these coding sequences:
- the LOC124430573 gene encoding uncharacterized protein LOC124430573: MEKKIVFSIFLLYLIIKEGESLLCYRCNSNHPGCGTPLNWLWYWGESCPEYDDKCVKIIERKGAETIITRECLSSVRSFRTDMPADHYEGCRPAAKDLRLGHYVNNSIHQLDIHRDYYDEVTWCFCYFDNRCNNANNYNISILLLAISFSIAGYFAT
- the LOC124430795 gene encoding protein lethal(2)essential for life-like, which produces MRSKMSLIPKLFSHWWETLEQPHRLYDQRFGMGIHPEQFFGSSMLDKLEGRRFSPFSASSAFYKYYRPWADLIRDEDNSGWSVVKNDKDKFHVALDVQQFKPEEVNVKIVNNYIVVEGKHEEQQDDHGVISRHFVRKYLVPDQCDPEKATSSLSSDGILTITAPRKPEAIEEKKERVVKIEHTGKPALENDDKKMTTSQQ
- the LOC124430796 gene encoding protein lethal(2)essential for life-like, encoding MSLLPLIFSDWWEDLERPHHLMDQNFGLGLNPEQLLTIPNRMDILRQRERFPMSYYRPWAELIRQKDSGTSTVNADKDKFQVVLDVQQFQPNELDVKVTDKFVVVTAKHEEKRDEHGWISRQFVRKYIIPEQCDIDQVTSKLSSDGVLTIIAPRKEVPKIENERTIKIEHTGRPAMQTKSQKQPERQEQQQQQETNEEEKK
- the LOC124430572 gene encoding protein lethal(2)essential for life-like, yielding MSLLPILFSNWWENLDRPHRIFHQHFGLSLNPEDLPSSSIPYDTNTNLLIYRPRRYLQHRHHLYERGVTRKTSGRSTVEADKNRFQVTLDVQQFAPDELTVKVIGKNVMVEGKHEEKQDEHGLISRQFLRKYIIPEQCDIDQLYSTLSSDGILTIIVPKKILALEEKERIIKIQNTGQPALKDNVTKYDETEKEKDLQNQKSPIQQREQDKTVKAA